The following coding sequences lie in one Arachis stenosperma cultivar V10309 chromosome 5, arast.V10309.gnm1.PFL2, whole genome shotgun sequence genomic window:
- the LOC130982972 gene encoding RING-H2 finger protein ATL52-like, with amino-acid sequence MDNDGGGGQGNPLSNNIVVLLLAMGSAAFVVSIYHLIAICFCNNRQNSNNNEQNLHQQDGGEPSTSTSVAHLIPSHKYHKKKVNENGEEADDQGGGSGGTCAVCLGDFEEGEELKTLPECMHSFHVPCIDMWLYSHTSCPVCRASATPSPVGLNHGPLNVFGDHSGYGLNNNNNARQGIDMVQIAVVQSGFVRR; translated from the coding sequence ATGGATAACGATGGTGGTGGTGGCCAAGGTAATCCATTATCTAATAACATTGTTGTGTTACTTCTTGCAATGGGTTCAGCTGCTTTTGTTGTCTCAATTTACCATCTCATAGCAATTTGTTTTTGCAATAACCGgcaaaattcaaataataatgaGCAAAATCTACATCAACAAGATGGTGGTGAACCAAGCACTTCTACTTCTGTGGCGCATTTGATTCCGTCGCATAAGTATCACAAGAAAAAGGTTAATGAGAACGGCGAAGAGGCCGACGATCAAGGTGGCGGCAGTGGCGGCACTTGTGCCGTGTGTTTGGGAGATTTTGAAGAGGGTGAGGAGTTGAAGACTTTGCCGGAATGCATGCACTCTTTTCACGTGCCATGCATTGATATGTGGCTTTATTCTCATACAAGTTGTCCCGTTTGCCGCGCCAGCGCCACGCCGTCGCCGGTGGGGCTCAACCATGGCCCTTTAAATGTTTTTGGTGATCATAGTGGTTATGgcttgaataataataataatgcacgCCAAGGCATTGATATGGTGCAAATTGCTGTTGTCCAAAGTGGTTTTGTTCGAAGGTGA
- the LOC130982566 gene encoding putative disease resistance protein RGA1: MESNRLQSEGWLARFHPKTILFHHAISKRMEDRVKRFQRIDDDLWQTSSAITEHQMYGRDQEKQKIVEFLTKHASSIDGLSVYPTVGMAGLGKTTLARWVFNDERVIQHFDLRNWVCVSTKFNIMRILQSIVESSTGVNPNLSTLEAMQNKIQQVVLRKRYFLVLDDVWDNVKWED; the protein is encoded by the coding sequence ATGGAATCCAACCGTCTTCAAAGTGAAGGGTGGTTAGCCCGCTTCCATCCCAAGACTATTTTGTTTCATCATGCTATCAGCAAGAGGATGGAAGACAGGGTCAAGAGGTTCCAGCGTATTGATGATGATCTGTGGCAAACTAGTTCTGCCATCACTGAGCACCAGATGTATGGAAGAGACCAAGAGAAACAGaagattgtagagtttcttacAAAGCACGCCAGTAGCATTGATGGCCTCTCTGTGTATCCCACTGTTGGCATGGCGGGACTTGGAAAAACAACACTTGCTCGATGGGTCTTCAATGATGAGAGGGTGATCCAGCATTTTGATTTGAGAAATTGGGTTTGTGTTTCCACAAAATTCAATATCATGAGAATTCTACAGTCCATTGTAGAATCCTCCACCGGAGTGAACCCAAACCTCTCAACTTTAGAAGCAATGcaaaacaaaattcaacaaGTGGTGCTGAGAAAACGGTATTTTCTTGTTCTAGATGATGTGTGGGACAATGTCAAATGGGAGGACTAA
- the LOC130982549 gene encoding uncharacterized protein LOC130982549 isoform X3: MAEEEDQQPPPPPLLRQDEERRNMKKLISIYMGLGLGLFLAQLPKNTVSLVHKLQADLREMRWRRQEDSKANARVVEIFASHRNAWQQEEKRLLRQIDAAADEISRLRGALTELQKERDEVMSFMSRSRVRNGEKVEAEERFGGCGSRESYGVVAGNSREWFKKEEEEEEEEEEEEEEEEEEESVVEEDEVVSYAHENEHASHHGHGGGFMEFLGNGFDSEFMASASSKFWAEKASLFQDVQYESLESMYNTKHFVARESPWKVEGDSAGVSSKLKLLEQELLNLEKISKSDLSKVSSLIKKQTKRYQVLSEKIDDLCRRIQGSDPSEPSLSSEFRAQTQTEFLLEAFRLQQGASETGQKLMGLQTEIGKSHYRDELRSETMPTARRLLDSIRNNLKEIQRNLEIWLARIIGDLEGILARDGASRVREYYISRYPFVQ, translated from the exons ATGGCAGAGGAAGAGGACCAACAACCGCCACCACCGCCACTACTTAGACAAGACGAGGAGCGTCGTAACATGAAGAAGCTCATCTCAATCTACATGGGCCTGGGCCTGGGCCTATTCCTGGCCCAACTCCCCAAGAACACTGTCTCCCTCGTTCACAAGCTCCAAGCAGACCTCAGAGAAATGCGGTGGAGGAGGCAAGAAGACTCCAAAGCCAACGCTAGAGTCGTCGAGATCTTCGCCTCTCACCGCAACGCGTGGCAGCAAGAGGAGAAGCGACTCCTTCGCCAGATCGACGCCGCCGCCGATGAAATCTCACGCCTCCGTGGAGCCCTCACCGAGCTCCAGAAAGAGAGGGACGAGGTAATGAGCTTCATGTCGAGGTCGAGGGTCAGAAATGGGGAGAAGGTTGAGGCGGAGGAGAGGTTCGGTGGGTGCGGGAGCAGGGAGAGTTACGGTGTGGTCGCGGGGAATAGTAGAGAGTGGttcaagaaagaggaagaggaggaggaggaggaggaggaagaagaagaagaagaagaagaagaagagagtgtGGTGGAGGAAGATGAAGTTGTTAGTTATGCGCATGAGAATGAACATGCATCGCATCATGGACATGGTGGTGGATTTATGGAGTTTCTTGGAAATGGTTTTGATTCTGAGTTTATGGCTTCCGCATCTTCCAAATTCTGGGCGGAAAAAGCTTCCCTTTTCCAG GATGTACAGTATGAATCCCTTGAATCTATGTACAATACCAAGCATTTTGTGGCAAG GGAGTCCCCTTGGAAGGTAGAAGGTGATTCTGCGGGAGTGTCCTCTAAACTCAAATTACTTGAACAGGAATTATTGAATTTGGAGAAGATCAGTAAGAGTGATCTATCCAAAGTGTCGTCCTTAATAAAGAAGCAGACCAAGAGATATCAAGTGCTTTCAGAAAAGATTGATGATTTATGCAGGAGAATA CAGGGTAGTGATCCCTCCGAACCCTCCCTCAGTTCAGAATTTCGAGCACAAACCCAAACGGAGTTCTTACTTGAAGCATTTCGGCTTCAGCAGGGCGCATCTGAAACCGGACAGAAACTGATGGGTTTGCAAACTGAAATTGGGAAGAGCCATTACAGGGACGAGCTAAGGAGCGAGACCATGCCAACTGCAAGGCGGTTGCTGGACTCGATCAGGAACAACTTGAAAGAGATCCAGCGGAATTTGGAGATATGGTTGGCCAGAATCATTGGTGATCTTGAGGGGATTCTGGCAAGGGATGGTGCATCACGTGTAAGAGAATATTACATTTCTAGATACCCTTTTGTTCAATAG
- the LOC130982549 gene encoding uncharacterized protein LOC130982549 isoform X1, whose protein sequence is MAEEEDQQPPPPPLLRQDEERRNMKKLISIYMGLGLGLFLAQLPKNTVSLVHKLQADLREMRWRRQEDSKANARVVEIFASHRNAWQQEEKRLLRQIDAAADEISRLRGALTELQKERDEVMSFMSRSRVRNGEKVEAEERFGGCGSRESYGVVAGNSREWFKKEEEEEEEEEEEEEEEEEEESVVEEDEVVSYAHENEHASHHGHGGGFMEFLGNGFDSEFMASASSKFWAEKASLFQDVQYESLESMYNTKHFVARRESPWKVEGDSAGVSSKLKLLEQELLNLEKISKSDLSKVSSLIKKQTKRYQVLSEKIDDLCRRIQGSDPSEPSLSSEFRAQTQTEFLLEAFRLQQGASETGQKLMGLQTEIGKSHYRDELRSETMPTARRLLDSIRNNLKEIQRNLEIWLARIIGDLEGILARDGASRVREYYISRYPFVQ, encoded by the exons ATGGCAGAGGAAGAGGACCAACAACCGCCACCACCGCCACTACTTAGACAAGACGAGGAGCGTCGTAACATGAAGAAGCTCATCTCAATCTACATGGGCCTGGGCCTGGGCCTATTCCTGGCCCAACTCCCCAAGAACACTGTCTCCCTCGTTCACAAGCTCCAAGCAGACCTCAGAGAAATGCGGTGGAGGAGGCAAGAAGACTCCAAAGCCAACGCTAGAGTCGTCGAGATCTTCGCCTCTCACCGCAACGCGTGGCAGCAAGAGGAGAAGCGACTCCTTCGCCAGATCGACGCCGCCGCCGATGAAATCTCACGCCTCCGTGGAGCCCTCACCGAGCTCCAGAAAGAGAGGGACGAGGTAATGAGCTTCATGTCGAGGTCGAGGGTCAGAAATGGGGAGAAGGTTGAGGCGGAGGAGAGGTTCGGTGGGTGCGGGAGCAGGGAGAGTTACGGTGTGGTCGCGGGGAATAGTAGAGAGTGGttcaagaaagaggaagaggaggaggaggaggaggaggaagaagaagaagaagaagaagaagaagagagtgtGGTGGAGGAAGATGAAGTTGTTAGTTATGCGCATGAGAATGAACATGCATCGCATCATGGACATGGTGGTGGATTTATGGAGTTTCTTGGAAATGGTTTTGATTCTGAGTTTATGGCTTCCGCATCTTCCAAATTCTGGGCGGAAAAAGCTTCCCTTTTCCAG GATGTACAGTATGAATCCCTTGAATCTATGTACAATACCAAGCATTTTGTGGCAAG AAGGGAGTCCCCTTGGAAGGTAGAAGGTGATTCTGCGGGAGTGTCCTCTAAACTCAAATTACTTGAACAGGAATTATTGAATTTGGAGAAGATCAGTAAGAGTGATCTATCCAAAGTGTCGTCCTTAATAAAGAAGCAGACCAAGAGATATCAAGTGCTTTCAGAAAAGATTGATGATTTATGCAGGAGAATA CAGGGTAGTGATCCCTCCGAACCCTCCCTCAGTTCAGAATTTCGAGCACAAACCCAAACGGAGTTCTTACTTGAAGCATTTCGGCTTCAGCAGGGCGCATCTGAAACCGGACAGAAACTGATGGGTTTGCAAACTGAAATTGGGAAGAGCCATTACAGGGACGAGCTAAGGAGCGAGACCATGCCAACTGCAAGGCGGTTGCTGGACTCGATCAGGAACAACTTGAAAGAGATCCAGCGGAATTTGGAGATATGGTTGGCCAGAATCATTGGTGATCTTGAGGGGATTCTGGCAAGGGATGGTGCATCACGTGTAAGAGAATATTACATTTCTAGATACCCTTTTGTTCAATAG
- the LOC130979687 gene encoding acyl-CoA-binding domain-containing protein 1, translated as MGLQRGHCYCDVGGFEKYAEKAKTLPESTSNENKLILYGLYKQATVGPVNTSRPGVFNMRDRAKWDAWKAVEGKSKEEAMNDYITKVKQLLEEAGLPA; from the exons ATGGGTTTGCAG AGAGGGCATTGTTATTGTGATGTAGGAGGATTTGAGAAGTATGCTGAGAAAGCAAAGACTTTGCCAGAGAGCACATCAAATGAGAACAAGCTTATCCTTTATGGATTGTACAAGCAGGCCACTGTTGGACCTGTCAACACCA GCCGTCCTGGAGTGTTCAACATGAGGGACAGAGCTAAGTGGGATGCATGGAAGGCTGTTGAAG GGAAATCCAAGGAGGAAGCAATGAATGACTACATCACCAAGGTGAAACAGCTGTTGGAAGAAGCTGGCCTCCCTGCTTGA
- the LOC130982549 gene encoding uncharacterized protein LOC130982549 isoform X2 produces the protein MAEEEDQQPPPPPLLRQDEERRNMKKLISIYMGLGLGLFLAQLPKNTVSLVHKLQADLREMRWRRQEDSKANARVVEIFASHRNAWQQEEKRLLRQIDAAADEISRLRGALTELQKERDEVMSFMSRSRVRNGEKVEAEERFGGCGSRESYGVVAGNSREWFKKEEEEEEEEEEEEEEEEEEESVVEEDEVVSYAHENEHASHHGHGGGFMEFLGNGFDSEFMASASSKFWAEKASLFQDVQYESLESMYNTKHFVARRESPWKVEGDSAGVSSKLKLLEQELLNLEKISKSDLSKVSSLIKKQTKRYQVLSEKIDDLCRRIGSDPSEPSLSSEFRAQTQTEFLLEAFRLQQGASETGQKLMGLQTEIGKSHYRDELRSETMPTARRLLDSIRNNLKEIQRNLEIWLARIIGDLEGILARDGASRVREYYISRYPFVQ, from the exons ATGGCAGAGGAAGAGGACCAACAACCGCCACCACCGCCACTACTTAGACAAGACGAGGAGCGTCGTAACATGAAGAAGCTCATCTCAATCTACATGGGCCTGGGCCTGGGCCTATTCCTGGCCCAACTCCCCAAGAACACTGTCTCCCTCGTTCACAAGCTCCAAGCAGACCTCAGAGAAATGCGGTGGAGGAGGCAAGAAGACTCCAAAGCCAACGCTAGAGTCGTCGAGATCTTCGCCTCTCACCGCAACGCGTGGCAGCAAGAGGAGAAGCGACTCCTTCGCCAGATCGACGCCGCCGCCGATGAAATCTCACGCCTCCGTGGAGCCCTCACCGAGCTCCAGAAAGAGAGGGACGAGGTAATGAGCTTCATGTCGAGGTCGAGGGTCAGAAATGGGGAGAAGGTTGAGGCGGAGGAGAGGTTCGGTGGGTGCGGGAGCAGGGAGAGTTACGGTGTGGTCGCGGGGAATAGTAGAGAGTGGttcaagaaagaggaagaggaggaggaggaggaggaggaagaagaagaagaagaagaagaagaagagagtgtGGTGGAGGAAGATGAAGTTGTTAGTTATGCGCATGAGAATGAACATGCATCGCATCATGGACATGGTGGTGGATTTATGGAGTTTCTTGGAAATGGTTTTGATTCTGAGTTTATGGCTTCCGCATCTTCCAAATTCTGGGCGGAAAAAGCTTCCCTTTTCCAG GATGTACAGTATGAATCCCTTGAATCTATGTACAATACCAAGCATTTTGTGGCAAG AAGGGAGTCCCCTTGGAAGGTAGAAGGTGATTCTGCGGGAGTGTCCTCTAAACTCAAATTACTTGAACAGGAATTATTGAATTTGGAGAAGATCAGTAAGAGTGATCTATCCAAAGTGTCGTCCTTAATAAAGAAGCAGACCAAGAGATATCAAGTGCTTTCAGAAAAGATTGATGATTTATGCAGGAGAATA GGTAGTGATCCCTCCGAACCCTCCCTCAGTTCAGAATTTCGAGCACAAACCCAAACGGAGTTCTTACTTGAAGCATTTCGGCTTCAGCAGGGCGCATCTGAAACCGGACAGAAACTGATGGGTTTGCAAACTGAAATTGGGAAGAGCCATTACAGGGACGAGCTAAGGAGCGAGACCATGCCAACTGCAAGGCGGTTGCTGGACTCGATCAGGAACAACTTGAAAGAGATCCAGCGGAATTTGGAGATATGGTTGGCCAGAATCATTGGTGATCTTGAGGGGATTCTGGCAAGGGATGGTGCATCACGTGTAAGAGAATATTACATTTCTAGATACCCTTTTGTTCAATAG